A part of Leptospira mtsangambouensis genomic DNA contains:
- a CDS encoding DUF4105 domain-containing protein, whose protein sequence is MDSIEKASLERDWLVLLHYQTSKWKKKHKSLADGPSFFLSVDGLTNPTSELKAHLDLFQKPKEELIKMECKFPARFHWIRKRFGFPVDPTWEEQCTKWPEFKNQMRAKSVSVIFASFHPEHPASLFGHTMLKFNEEKPNGVVSEDLILNYAATVPGNIDPISFVIYGLAGGFHGSFEIQKYLYKIHEYNEFENRNLWEFKLNLNQEEVDQLTRHLWEMSQNHFDYYFLDENCSFRILTLLEVARPTLRLTDRISVMLLPTESLKILSNQTGLIEQIQFRPSIIERYRHKYGYLTSSEKTILDKMVDGNMDSAFELDSDRRTLLFDIYIDHLVIHKIKAYGKMEIKDQQLYTEADQKRGDIQVLNSLPDYFQIDKLSNPLLSHAPSQVTIAHGNSTNGGYSEIQYRPVLRDFTDSYLGYSPYNQISFLRMNARFYEDTKQTVIQEFHVLEMSSLNPIGQKIWKPSWRLDLGVKSLYTEKNYIKPITEYYGYASGGYGVAWEPFYPFFRHQFVMFSFLDLRVDQSPIWGSGYRLGGVSSTGLLIRIYESVGLIFSGDYRSYFAGDRGNFPEFVSQINWTLLENVSLELKYKQIQTKELDWNEYQAGLKIFF, encoded by the coding sequence TTGGATTCCATTGAAAAAGCTTCATTGGAAAGAGATTGGCTCGTCCTCCTTCACTACCAAACTTCCAAATGGAAAAAGAAACATAAAAGTTTGGCAGACGGACCTTCCTTTTTTTTATCTGTGGACGGTCTTACCAATCCTACTTCTGAATTAAAAGCTCATTTGGATCTCTTTCAAAAACCGAAAGAAGAATTAATCAAAATGGAATGCAAATTCCCTGCCAGGTTCCATTGGATTCGCAAACGATTTGGATTTCCCGTCGACCCAACTTGGGAAGAACAATGTACGAAGTGGCCTGAGTTTAAAAACCAAATGCGAGCAAAATCAGTTTCGGTGATCTTTGCTTCCTTCCATCCGGAACATCCAGCTTCATTATTTGGGCATACGATGCTTAAATTTAATGAAGAAAAACCAAATGGAGTTGTTTCTGAAGATTTAATTTTGAATTATGCGGCAACAGTTCCTGGCAACATCGATCCAATTTCATTTGTGATATATGGGCTTGCAGGTGGATTTCATGGATCATTTGAAATTCAAAAATACTTATATAAAATTCATGAATACAATGAATTTGAAAATAGAAATCTTTGGGAATTCAAACTCAACTTAAACCAAGAAGAAGTGGATCAATTGACTCGTCACCTTTGGGAAATGTCACAAAACCATTTTGATTATTATTTTTTAGATGAAAATTGTTCGTTCCGCATTTTGACTCTTCTCGAAGTAGCAAGACCAACGCTGAGACTTACGGATCGAATTTCAGTAATGTTACTGCCAACAGAAAGTTTGAAAATTCTTTCCAACCAAACAGGACTCATTGAACAAATTCAGTTTAGACCTTCTATCATCGAAAGATACAGACACAAATATGGTTATTTAACTTCTTCAGAAAAAACCATTTTAGACAAAATGGTAGATGGGAATATGGATTCTGCATTTGAATTAGACTCAGATAGAAGGACTCTTCTTTTTGATATCTATATCGATCATCTAGTCATTCATAAAATTAAAGCATATGGGAAGATGGAAATCAAAGACCAACAGTTATATACAGAAGCGGACCAAAAAAGAGGAGATATACAAGTTTTAAATTCGTTACCGGATTATTTCCAGATTGATAAATTGTCCAATCCACTTCTTAGCCATGCTCCATCTCAGGTAACAATTGCTCATGGAAATTCGACGAATGGAGGTTATAGTGAAATCCAATATCGGCCAGTCTTACGAGACTTTACAGATTCTTATCTAGGTTATTCTCCATACAATCAAATTTCGTTTTTAAGAATGAATGCACGTTTTTATGAAGATACAAAACAAACCGTAATACAAGAGTTTCATGTTTTGGAAATGTCATCGTTAAATCCAATTGGACAAAAAATTTGGAAACCTTCTTGGCGTTTGGATTTAGGTGTTAAGTCATTGTATACTGAGAAAAATTACATAAAACCAATAACGGAATACTACGGTTATGCGAGTGGCGGTTATGGGGTTGCTTGGGAGCCATTTTATCCTTTTTTCAGGCATCAATTTGTTATGTTTTCTTTTTTGGATCTCAGGGTAGACCAATCACCCATTTGGGGGAGTGGATATCGTTTAGGCGGAGTGAGTAGTACTGGCCTTCTCATTCGTATCTATGAATCTGTTGGATTGATTTTTTCAGGAGACTACAGGTCTTACTTTGCGGGAGATAGAGGGAACTTCCCTGAATTTGTCTCTCAGATCAATTGGACATTATTAGAAAATGTATCATTAGAATTAAAATACAAACAAATTCAAACAAAGGAATTG